Genomic DNA from Pongo pygmaeus isolate AG05252 chromosome 16, NHGRI_mPonPyg2-v2.0_pri, whole genome shotgun sequence:
tgctcatggatagaaagaatcagtcatgacaatggccatactgcccaaagtaatttatagattcaatgctattaccatcaagctaccaatgactttcttcacagaattagaaaaaaatactttaaatttcatttagaaccaaaaaagagcccatatagccaaggcaatcctaagcaaaaagaacaaagctggaggcatcatgctacctgacttcaaactatacaaaaaggctacggtaaccaaaacagcatggtactggtaccaaaacagagacatagacgaatggaacagaacagacctcagaaataacaccacacatctacacaaatggaacagaacagacctcagaaataacaccacacatctacaaccatctgatcttcgacaaacctgagaaaaacaagcaatggggaaaggattccctatttaataaatggtgctgggaaaactggctagccatatgcagaaaacagaaactggaccccttccttacaccttatataaaaattaactcaagatggccTAATAACTTAAATggaaacctaaaaccataaaaactctagcaggaaacctaggcaataccattcaggacataggcacgggcaaagacttcatgacaaggccaccaaaaagcaattgcaacaaaagacaaaatcaacaaatgggatctatctaattaaactaaagagcttctgcctagcaaaagaaactatcatcagagtgaacaggcaacctacagaatgggagaaaatttctgccatctaagcatctgacaaagggctaatatccagaatctacaagggacttaaacaaatttacaagaaaaaaacaaccccatcaaaaagtgagtgaaggatatgaacagacacttctcaaaagaagacatttacgcagccaacaaactcatgaaaaaaagctcatcatcacttgtcattagagaaatgcaaatcaaaaccacaatgagataccatctcatgccagttagaatggtgatcattaaaaagtcaagaaacaacagatgctggtgaggctgtggagaaatacgaacgcttttacactgttggtggcagtgtaaattagttcaaccattgtggaagacagtgtggtgattcctcaaggatctagaaccagaaatgccatttgacccagcaatcccattactgggtatatacccaaaggattataaatcattctactataaagacacatgcacggccaggcgtggtggctcatgcctataatcccagcactttgggaggccgaagcgggcggaccacaaggtcagcagattgaaaccatcctggccaaaatggtgaaaccccatctctactaaaaatacaaacattagctaggtgtggtggtgcacacatgtagtcccagctactcggtaggctgaggcaggagaattgcttgaacctgggaggcggaggcagaggttgcagtgagcctatatcgcaccactgcgctccagcctgagcaacagagccagactccatctcaaaaaaaaaaaaaaaatgagtttatgtcctttgtagggaacatggatgaagctggaaatcatcattctcagcaaactaacacaggaacagaaaaccaaacaccacatgttctcactcataagtgagagttgaacactgagaacacatggacacagggagaggaacatcacacacgggggcctgtcggggttgggggtggggggcaaggggagggagagcattaggacaaatacctaatgcatgcagggcttaaaacctagatgacgggttgacaggtgcagcaaaccaacacggcacatgtatatctatgtaacaaacctgcacattcagcacatgtatcccagaacttaaaaaaaaaaaaaaaaaaggagaaaaaaaagaaaatacaaacttaACATTAGGGTAAAAAGTAATACCAATTCTTAgtaacttcaaaaaaaattttaactatatGAATAATAGCTTCATAATAAATTAACTACTCCCTTAACACCATTATTAATGCAAATTCGCTTAGCAGATTAAAAAACATCTGTGTCATATCTGCCATTCTCTCAAACAACATATACCTTCTCTAAAACCTCAATTTGATCTGAGTCATCCCAGTTCTCAACTACTCCTCCACACTGCTTGAGATGTAAAACGGCTGGGATTGAATGACTGCCAAAATATATTAAACCAATCTAACTGCAGGGTAACGGAGTGGATTTCTGCCTGAGGTAGTTTAAGTTGGTTCACATATCTACAAACACTATTGCAAACACCCTTCCCAATTATTATATACACAATGAGACTGACACCCCATGATACTGCATATGCTGAATTCCTAGAAAAAATAAACCTCAAGTAGaaaatattcctaaaatattCACTTCTGTTTGAAAGGAAATTACCTATCTGTCCTggtaaaaagacataaaatgacaaatatacaataaatattaaaattaacagTGTTAGGTTAAAAAATCATTatccatgatttatttttaagtacatCTATGTTTTTGCTAGATTATTTAGAGTTAACATAATTAAATGGAACTTTAAGCAATTATTATGGTTCATCTCCATGaggtatttgtttcttttgtgtgttttgtgtttttagatggagtctcgctctgtcacccaggctggagtgcagcagcatgatctcgactcactgccacctctgcctcccaggttcaagtgatgctcctgcctcagcctcctgagtagctgggattacaggcgcatgccaccaagcctggctgatttttgtgtttttagtagagacagggtttcaccatgttggtcaggctggtcttgaactcctgaccttctgatccacccgcctcggcctcccaaagtgctgggattacaggcgtgagccactgcgcccagcctaactCCATGTAGTATtaacttttcttctcttctgattCTTGTACCAACtgcatcttttcttttaattccttcTGATCTTTGGCATACTGTTCAAATACTGGTTGAAAAATATATACTCCTCCAGCAATTCCAAGGACAGTGGCAAAAAGCAGCTGTGCAAAAGTCAATCTCCTAAACATTGCTGCAACAAATACAGCTCAAGGAAAAGGTGGTTTTGGAAAGTCACACTCCACACCGAGGAAATCTCT
This window encodes:
- the PIGBOS1 gene encoding protein PIGBOS1; translation: MFRRLTFAQLLFATVLGIAGGVYIFQPVFEQYAKDQKELKEKMQLVQESEEKKS